The proteins below are encoded in one region of Triticum aestivum cultivar Chinese Spring chromosome 1B, IWGSC CS RefSeq v2.1, whole genome shotgun sequence:
- the LOC123123016 gene encoding pentatricopeptide repeat-containing protein At4g21705, mitochondrial, whose protein sequence is MASSSLFAAGRRLLHLGRGRLLQGRVRPHNPTPLLLPVRTASSPPSNSAERPPRRPPGLQSTLWPLGHPDTLLVPEIERWAEKPGNRLRPVELERIVKELRKRRRHRQALEVSEWMSAKGHVRFLPKDHAVHLDLIGQVHGIGAAEAYFSELHDKDKTEKPYGALLNCYTRELMVDESLAHFQKMKEMGFVFCSLPYNNLMGLYTNIGQHEKVPSVIAEMKRSGIMPDNFSYRICINSYGTRADFFGMENTLEDMECEPQIVVDWNTYAVVASNYIKGNLREKAISALKKAEAKIDIKDSDTYNHLMSLYGQLGDKSEVKRLWALQMTNCKRHINKDYTTMLAMLVKLDDFEEAEILLKEWESSENAFDFHVPNVLLTGYRQKDMLDKAEALLDDFLKKGKMPPSSSWAIVAIGYAEKGDAAKAYELTKNALCVYAPRSGWIPRPAMIEMILKYLGDEGGLKDVETFVQLLQAAMPMNSDMTDALSRARMREEKKAGDAENEALSSTKATG, encoded by the exons ATGGCCTCCTCTTCCCTCTTCGCCGCCGGGCGCCGCCTTCTCCACTTGGGGCGCGGCAGGCTTCTCCAAGGCCGAGTCCGTCCCCACAATCCCACTCCTCTGCTCCTCCCTGTGCGCACCGCATCCTCTCCTCCCTCCAACAGCGCCGAGAGGCCGCCGCGGCGACCCCCGGGCCTGCAGTCCACGCTGTGGCCTCTGGGCCACCCGGACACGCTTCTGGTGCCGGAGATCGAGCGCTGGGCGGAGAAGCCCGGCAACCGCCTCCGCCCCGTTGAGCTCGAGCGCATCGTCAAAGAGCTCCGcaagcgccgccgccaccgccaggcCCTCGAG GTCTCCGAGTGGATGAGTGCTAAGGGTCATGTCAGATTTTTGCCAAAGGATCATGCTGTTCACCTGGATTTGATCGGTCAAGTTCATGGAATCGGAGCAGCAGAAGCCTACTTCAGTGAACTGCATGATAAAGATAAGACGGAGAAACCCTATGGTGCACTCCTGAACTGCTACACACGAGAACTCATGGTTGATGAATCCTTGGCTCATTTTCAGAAGATGAAAGAGATGGGTTTTGTGTTCTGCAGTCTCCCCTACAATAACCTCATGGGCCTCTATACTAACATAGGACAGCATGAGAAGGTCCCTTCAGTGATAGCAGAGATGAAAAGGAGTGGTATCATGCCTGACAACTTCAGCTACAGAATTTGCATAAACTCTTACGGCACACGGGCAGATTTTTTCGGGATGGAGAACACCCTGGAAGATATggaatgtgagcctcaaattgtTGTTGATTGGAATACCTATGCCGTTGTGGCGAGCAACTACATTAAGGGCAACCTAAGGGAGAAGGCAATATCTGCCTTAAAGAAAGCAGAAGCAAAAATTGACATAAAAGATTCAGATACCTACAACCACCTGATGTCCCTCTACGGCCAGCTCGGGGACAAGTCAGAGGTGAAGAGGCTGTGGGCGCTCCAAATGACAAACTGCAAGAGGCATATTAATAAGGACTACACTACAATGCTTGCAATGCTTGTAAAGCTTGATGATTTCGAAGAAGCTGAGATCTTGTTGAAAGAGTGGGAGTCGAGCGAAAACGCGTTCGACTTCCATGTCCCAAATGTCTTGCTCACTGGTTACCGGCAGAAGGACATGCTGGACAAGGCCGAAGCGCTGCTGGATGACTTCTTGAAGAAGGGGAAGATGCCTCCTTCGAGCAGTTGGGCCATCGTGGCAATTGGCTACGCGGAGAAAGGTGATGCTGCGAAAGCCTATGAGTTGACAAAAAATGCGCTTTGTGTTTACGCTCCGAGGAGCGGCTGGATCCCGAGGCCTGCGATGATTGAGATGATACTCAAGTATCTTGGAGACGAAGGTGGTCTCAAGGATGTTGAAACTTTCGTTCAACTGCTGCAAGCTGCTATGCCTATGAACTCAGATATGACCGACGCTTTGTCAAGGGCTCGTATGAGAGAAGAAAAGAAGGCTGGAGATGCAGAGAACGAAGCTCTAAGCTCAACAAAGGCAACAGGATAA